One Perognathus longimembris pacificus isolate PPM17 chromosome 13, ASM2315922v1, whole genome shotgun sequence genomic window, tttatataaacaaataggaAATGTTATTGTCAGAGGGAATATGCCTTCAAGGACATCATATTCCAAAAAGCTTGATGATTTACTGAAATATGGACACATTTTCTCAGAAATAGCTTAAGTACATGAAACAATGCTTTAAACAAGGTACACATAGTGATTCACACTTGagtataaagataaaaaaatctgATAAACTACTGTGTATGAGAGGATGATGAACAGGGTTTTGTGGTTTATAGGAGAATTCTCTCTGGTGAtgcaaaactaaaatgaaaatgtgctcaacaattattattaagcaaatattaggaaagatTATAGTGCTTTGTTCATAAAGAGTGATACAGACATTGTGCTTTCATGGTAATGTCAAATCTTGTGCAAAGATGAAAAAACCAAGGTAAGTGCATTTATTTGAATATAGTAAAGAATCTTTTTGCCCTGTTTTTTGTAAAATGTTTATTCTATTAAttctcataagtaaataaaatgttagTGTTTACATTATGTTGTATTGTACAACTCATGAATTCCCAAATACTGTGGATTTTTTAACCCTGCAATCTGATGCTCCAGACACATGTGTGTCCTGCCTGAGTGGGGAAAACACAGAGTGACCTGGAGCTGTACAAGAGAACTCAGCGGATATACAGGGAAATGCTAAATGCACAGAGAGTGGCAAGGAGGCCAAGCAATGCCTCCGTGGGGTAATAGGGTAGCTACAAAAGCTATAGTACATGGCACATCAGATGTTCTAGAAAGGGGTTCTGTCAATTACCACAAATTCCAGAGTAATTGTAGTGGTATGTTGGACTCCCTTCCAACAGTGAGTTCAAGTGTGTATATACATCATTATTCTTTGTGCAATTATGTAAGAAGATTTAACCTCAAGTAGCATTAAGAGACTTCTTTGGGGAGAATATATTTGAGCAAGTACATAGAAAATATATACACTGAAAAGGAAAAGCCATCATCAACATAAGAAAGTTGATATAGATCAAGTCATGCCAGGTGTCATAGCCCATCCCAGGAATGCGAGCTTCAAGAGTGGCCTGTTTTAAAGCTGGGAGTTCAAGGCATCCCCGGTAGAGAAGACTGAAAGACACTTAACCAGTGAACCTGCCTGAAGGAGTCCACAAAGAAGTAAATGACAGGGTTGGCAATCCTGTTGCCAGAGTCTAGTAAATctaaaagctcattaagataACAGTCGAAGTGgtggatatgactagaaaacatAACTTTTAGTAAGGAAAAAATTGGAAAGCACAGTCCACAGAAGATGTAGACCAGCACTGAGAGCAGGACAGTCACATACAACCTGGTCAGTGACATCCGTAGAGAACCACAGAACATCCTTACAGTCATAGCCAGGCTGGCCCCTGAGACAATCACAAACAGAAGCAGCAAGTATCCATCAGCAGAAAGTCTACTTAACTCACACTGAGTCCCATAATCAACGACAGAAACACTTGGACAGTAATGAgttagcaaagaagaaaatggcactGGTAAGACCCAGAGCAGCACACACATAAAGGATGATGCTTGTCTTGGGCATTGGCTCCTGTACCAGATGGGACACAGGACAGACAGGCAGCGCTCCAGGCTAATAACACTGAGGAAGCCCAGGCCTGCTatatacaaatagaaaaacaGGAAGCGAAAGGCATGAAAGGAATAGTCTCCCATGCTATGAAGGAAATAACTGGTGAATTCATGCAGGTAATATATAAATTGAAAGCAAAGGGAGAGAAAGTCAGCCACAGCCAGATTTAGAATGCAAACCCAGATGGCCTTTCTTGGAATCCGGAGGCCCAGGAGCCAGATCACAGCTGCATTTCCTTCCAGTCCAATCACAGCAATGATGGCACCAAAGCATTGGAGAATTGTCTTCTCCATGACGCAGTTTCCTGGAGAGATGTGCTTATAGTTAGATGTCATGGTTCTTGTCATGTCTGTCATCAAGGATAGTGTGGTTGCTTCCACATTCATAATCACTCCATTGGTATTCCTGAAAGCAAAAAGTCagcttcagaaattcatatgtaatTTCTATTCCTTAGCTTTATCCTGAAGTGTGGTAactattattttcattgtaaaggagAAAATAGAACATCTCAGTGATTAAGTAATATATCGAGAGTTGAGGATTTCTGGAGAACAGAAGCAAATCCATTACTTGCCATCAACAGAGCTTGAGGTCTCTGCTGTTTAAATCATACTCATTTAACTATCCAAGAAACAGACTATACACCCCACTCCAAGGGCTAGTGCCATATGTCCAATACCTCTCCAGgcaaataattttctttcctatgtaggAATTTAGAGAGACACAAAGATCACCATGCCAGCTTTGTGTGTGGTCCCAACAGTGTACAAAGCACTAGAAGAGACCCATATAGGGTGATGGAAAAATAGTCATACATACTAAATCATATTTCACAAATTGAGTGTATATTTAGAAGTATTTTTGATTGTCCCTCATGTGAAATTGATCACTGACATGTGTTTTAGAGATCCTATAGAGTTTTGTTAAGTGTCTACAAGTATTATATGAAGTCTGGGTGTAAATACCAGAGGGGCAGGAATTGGAGTGCTCTGAGGTGTATTACAAACCTACTCACACATTCTCCCAGGTCTTTAATGGAGTGTTGTCTGAGATGAGAGGAATCAGTTAAGGGAAGTAGGACAAGTGCAGGTTGTGAAATGTCAATGCTTATGCAGATTTTACCTTGGGAAAAAGGATCAATTGACACTGGGGTGGAAAATTCCAGTAGATTGACAAGCATTGAATCTCACTAGGCATtgactatttcattctattcaagagtctgagtgttaaattttttttcactttatcatAGACAGAACTGGAATAGAGG contains:
- the LOC125362455 gene encoding mas-related G-protein coupled receptor member X2-like, with translation MNVEATTLSLMTDMTRTMTSNYKHISPGNCVMEKTILQCFGAIIAVIGLEGNAAVIWLLGLRIPRKAIWVCILNLAVADFLSLCFQFIYYLHEFTSYFLHSMGDYSFHAFRFLFFYLYIAGLGFLSVISLERCLSVLCPIWYRSQCPRQASSFMCVLLWVLPVPFSSLLTHYCPSVSVVDYGTQCELSRLSADGYLLLLFVIVSGASLAMTVRMFCGSLRMSLTRLYVTVLLSVLVYIFCGLCFPIFSLLKVMFSSHIHHFDCYLNELLDLLDSGNRIANPVIYFFVDSFRQVHWLSVFQSSLPGMP